One Sodalis praecaptivus DNA segment encodes these proteins:
- a CDS encoding amino acid ABC transporter ATP-binding protein: MISLKNISKWYGHFQVLTDCTTEVNKGEVVVVCGPSGSGKSTLIKTVNGLEPIQEGEIRVNGISVSDKRTNLAQLRSKVGMVFQHFELFPHLSIIDNLTLAQVKVLKREKGAARAKGLALLERVGLAAHANKFPGQLSGGQQQRVAIARALCMDPVAMLFDEPTSALDPEMINEVLDVMVELAQEGMTMMVVTHEMGFARKVANRVIFMDEGRIIEDSPKEAFFAHPQSDRARDFLAKILH; the protein is encoded by the coding sequence ATGATTTCCCTGAAAAATATTTCCAAGTGGTATGGTCACTTTCAGGTGCTGACCGACTGCACCACCGAGGTCAATAAAGGCGAAGTGGTGGTGGTATGCGGCCCTTCCGGCTCCGGTAAATCGACGTTAATCAAAACCGTCAACGGCCTTGAACCCATTCAAGAGGGGGAGATTCGCGTTAATGGCATCAGCGTCAGCGATAAACGCACCAATTTGGCACAGCTGCGCAGCAAAGTGGGGATGGTGTTCCAACACTTTGAGCTCTTTCCCCATTTGTCGATTATTGACAATTTGACGCTGGCGCAGGTCAAAGTTCTGAAACGCGAGAAAGGCGCGGCGCGCGCTAAAGGCCTTGCCCTGCTGGAACGGGTTGGCCTGGCGGCGCACGCTAATAAGTTCCCCGGTCAGCTGTCCGGCGGCCAGCAGCAGCGCGTGGCGATCGCCCGCGCGCTGTGCATGGATCCGGTGGCGATGCTGTTCGACGAACCCACCTCCGCGCTGGATCCGGAGATGATAAACGAAGTATTGGATGTCATGGTGGAGCTGGCTCAGGAAGGGATGACCATGATGGTGGTCACCCATGAAATGGGCTTTGCCCGTAAAGTGGCCAACCGGGTGATTTTCATGGATGAGGGACGCATTATCGAGGACTCGCCCAAAGAAGCGTTCTTTGCCCATCCCCAATCGGACCGCGCCCGCGACTTCCTGGCGAAAATCCTGCATTAA